From the genome of Streptomyces spinoverrucosus:
GCTCGGCCTCGCCGGCCGCGTCCTCGGCGGCACCCTTCTTCTTGCGACGTCCGAACACGTCACTGTCCTTCCCGGTCGGATACGACCGAAGCGTATCGATTCCCACCCGCCTTGCCGCCGACGGCGGCATGACCGCTTGTGCCGCCCCCGTCGCCCACCGCGGCATGACCGCCGGTGGACCCGAAGCCCCCCGCGGCCCGCGCCGAGCCGGGAAGCTCCGCCACCACCTGGAAGCGGACCCTCTCGACCTGCTGGACGACCAGTTGGGCAATCCGGTCGAAGCGCTCGAACCGCACGGTCTCGCGCGGGTCGAGATTCACCACGATCACCTTGATCTCCCCACGGTACCCGGCATCAACCGTCCCCGGGGCATTCACGAGGGCGACACCGCAGCGGGCGGCGAGACCGGAACGCGGGTGCACGAAGGCCGCGTACCCCTCGGGCAGCGCCACAGACACTCCCGTGGGCAGCACGGCTCGTTCACCCGGCGCCAGTTCGCAGGCCTCGGTGGTGCGCAGATCGGCTCCCGCGTCACCGGGGTGTGCATACGCGGGAAGCGGTACGTCCGGGTCGACGCGCCGGATCAGCACGTTCACGGGGTCGCGGCTCACGGGTTCACCTCGAAGGCGCGGGCGCGCCGAATCTGGTCGGGGTCGTTCATGGCGGCCTGGATCTCCTCCTCGCGGCCATGGTCGACGAAGTGTTCGACCTTGACCTCGATGAAGAGGGCGTCGGCACGGACGGCGACGGGGCCGTCGGGGGCGCCGACGCGTCCGGTGGCCGTCGAGTAGATCTTCCGTCCGGCCACCGCGGTCACCTCGGCCGCGAGGTGCAGTGTGGTGCCCACCGGCACGGGACGGACGAAGTCGGTCTCCAGCCGGCCGGTCACGGCGATGGTGCGCAGCAGCCAGTTCAGCGAGCCGAGTGTCTCGTCGAGGGCGGTGGCGAGCACTCCGCCGTGCGCGAGGCCGGGAGCGCCCTGGTGTTCGGGCCGTACGGTGAACTCAGCGGTGATCGACACCCCTTCGCCGGCCCGCGCCGCCAGGTGCAGCCCGTGCGGCTGTTCACCGCCGCAGCCGAAGCACTGGCCGTAGTGCGCGCCGAGGAGCTCACCGGGCGCGGGAGCGTCGGCGTGCCGCACCGGCTTCTTCGCGTCGGCGGGCGGCGTCAAAGTCGGGGATGTACCACTCACAGGCGCAGACCTTACCCGCCCGCCCGTCTCCCACCACCGCCCTGCCTGACAGCGCTGCGCACTGGCCCCCCTGATCCTGGCGGCGCGCGGACACCGTGCCAAGCTTGACGTCATGCAGCTCTCCGCCGCCCCTTACGAAGAACGCCTCACCGCGCCCCGCTCCTGGTGGCTGATCAGCTTCCTGGCCGGGGTCTCGCTCGCCCTGATCCTGCTGCCGTTCGGCACGCTGCCGATGCTGGGCGGCCTGGTCGGCGGCACGGCCGCCGCGGCGGTGGCGGCGAGTTCCTACGGCTCGGTCCGCATCCGCGTGGTGGGCGGTTCCCTGATCGCCGGCGAGGCGAAGGTCCCGGTCACGGCGCTGGGCGAGGTCGAGATCCTGAGCCCCGAGGAGGCCCGGGCCTGGCGCACCCACAAGGCCGACACCCGCGCCTTCATGCTGCTGCGCGCCTACATCCCCACGGCCCTGCGCGTCGCGATCACCGATCCCGCGGACCCGACGCCGTACCTGTACCTGTCGACGCGTGAGCCGGAGCGGCTGGCGGAGGCGATCAGGACGGCGAGGGAAGCGGCTGCCGCGTA
Proteins encoded in this window:
- the dut gene encoding dUTP diphosphatase, translating into MSRDPVNVLIRRVDPDVPLPAYAHPGDAGADLRTTEACELAPGERAVLPTGVSVALPEGYAAFVHPRSGLAARCGVALVNAPGTVDAGYRGEIKVIVVNLDPRETVRFERFDRIAQLVVQQVERVRFQVVAELPGSARAAGGFGSTGGHAAVGDGGGTSGHAAVGGKAGGNRYASVVSDREGQ
- a CDS encoding PaaI family thioesterase, which translates into the protein MSGTSPTLTPPADAKKPVRHADAPAPGELLGAHYGQCFGCGGEQPHGLHLAARAGEGVSITAEFTVRPEHQGAPGLAHGGVLATALDETLGSLNWLLRTIAVTGRLETDFVRPVPVGTTLHLAAEVTAVAGRKIYSTATGRVGAPDGPVAVRADALFIEVKVEHFVDHGREEEIQAAMNDPDQIRRARAFEVNP
- a CDS encoding DUF3093 domain-containing protein; amino-acid sequence: MQLSAAPYEERLTAPRSWWLISFLAGVSLALILLPFGTLPMLGGLVGGTAAAAVAASSYGSVRIRVVGGSLIAGEAKVPVTALGEVEILSPEEARAWRTHKADTRAFMLLRAYIPTALRVAITDPADPTPYLYLSTREPERLAEAIRTAREAAAA